From a single Sparus aurata chromosome 13, fSpaAur1.1, whole genome shotgun sequence genomic region:
- the LOC115594018 gene encoding complement C1q-like protein 2, with translation MVVELNVHVELLQRENSDLQTRLSSSESELLISKSRIDQLERKNAEKPKVAFNAGLTNAGQLGPYNTDITLKYSKVFTNIGNAYNPSTGFFTAPVKGVYNLQFTGYCYHGGNVAVHVYKNNQRIMNNWEISNDNVPGYLTNSLVLELTAGDEIHLVLPSGFSIHDSANNHSSFSGSLLFTL, from the exons atggtggtggagctcaatgttcacgtggagctgctgcagagagagaattcag acctgcagaccagactgagcagcagtgagagtgaacttctcatcagcaagtccaggattgaccagctggagagaaaaaatgcag agaaaccaaaggtggccttCAACGCAGGTCTGACAAACGCAGGACAActtggaccatacaacacagacatcacactgaaatacagcaaggtcttcaccaacattggcaatgcttacaatccatctacag gtttcttcacagcaccagtcaaaggtgtctaCAATCTCCAGTTCACTGGGTATTGTTACCATGGTGGTAATGTAGCTGTACATGTGTACAAGAACAACCAACGGATTATGAATAATTGGGAGATTAGCAACGATAACGTCCCTGGGTATTTGACTAACtctctggtgttggagctgacagcaggagatgaaattcacctgGTTCTCCCATCAGGTTTTTCTATCCATGACAGTGCTAATaaccacagcagcttcagtggctcccttctcttcacactgtga